The Listeria monocytogenes genome window below encodes:
- a CDS encoding TIGR01457 family HAD-type hydrolase gives MKNYKAYLIDLDGTMYRGAEVIPEAIIFIENLKRAGIPYLFVTNNSTKTPGQVAEHLTDMGIQAVSEDVFTTSQATVQFMMEQKRERTVYVIGERGIKQELTDNGFEITSSNPAFVVVGLDREVDYEKFSKAALAVRGGAMFISTNGDAAIPTERGLLPGNGSITSVVSVATETAPVFIGKPESIIMEQALAKLGVHKDEAIMVGDNYETDIMAGINYGMDTLIVHTGFTSKEALLTKEIQPTYAVTKLTDWKFN, from the coding sequence TTGAAGAATTATAAAGCGTATTTAATTGATTTAGATGGTACGATGTATCGCGGGGCAGAAGTTATTCCAGAGGCGATCATTTTTATCGAAAACTTAAAACGTGCGGGAATTCCGTATTTATTTGTAACAAACAATTCAACAAAAACACCTGGGCAAGTAGCAGAACATTTAACTGATATGGGGATTCAAGCTGTAAGCGAGGATGTTTTCACGACGTCACAAGCAACCGTACAATTTATGATGGAACAAAAACGCGAAAGAACGGTTTATGTTATCGGAGAACGTGGAATAAAACAAGAACTAACAGATAATGGATTTGAAATAACTTCTAGTAATCCAGCTTTTGTTGTTGTCGGGCTTGACCGGGAAGTCGATTATGAGAAATTTTCAAAAGCAGCTCTTGCGGTTCGAGGTGGCGCGATGTTTATTTCAACGAATGGCGATGCGGCAATTCCGACAGAGCGCGGTTTGCTTCCGGGAAATGGTTCGATTACATCAGTCGTTTCCGTAGCCACAGAAACAGCGCCAGTTTTTATTGGAAAGCCTGAATCCATTATTATGGAGCAAGCACTCGCAAAACTCGGCGTTCATAAAGACGAAGCAATCATGGTGGGGGACAACTACGAAACCGATATTATGGCAGGCATCAATTACGGCATGGATACGTTAATCGTACACACTGGCTTTACATCAAAAGAAGCATTATTAACAAAAGAAATCCAGCCTACATACGCTGTAACAAAACTAACTGATTGGAAATTTAACTAG
- a CDS encoding phosphatidylglycerophosphatase A: MVEKQSALESKARSWLIERGVEIDDIAELVLFLQQKYHPGLELDICRQNVEHVLRKREVQNAVLTGIQLDVMAEKGELVQPLQNIISADEGLYGVDEILALSIVNVYGSIGFTNYGYIDKVKPGILAKLNEHDGIAVHTFLDDIVGAIAAAAASRLAHSYHDDIVN; encoded by the coding sequence ATGGTAGAAAAACAAAGTGCGTTAGAATCAAAAGCACGCAGTTGGCTCATCGAACGCGGTGTAGAAATTGACGATATCGCAGAACTTGTATTATTTTTACAACAAAAATATCATCCCGGATTGGAATTAGATATTTGCCGGCAAAATGTTGAGCATGTTCTTCGTAAACGTGAAGTTCAAAATGCAGTTTTAACAGGTATACAGCTTGATGTGATGGCTGAAAAAGGTGAACTCGTCCAACCACTACAAAATATCATTAGTGCTGATGAGGGACTGTACGGCGTCGACGAGATACTCGCGCTGTCCATCGTCAATGTGTATGGATCCATTGGATTTACCAATTACGGTTATATCGATAAAGTAAAACCAGGGATTCTTGCAAAATTAAATGAACACGATGGCATCGCTGTACACACATTTCTCGATGATATTGTTGGTGCTATCGCTGCAGCCGCAGCCAGTCGCCTTGCACATAGTTACCATGACGACATCGTTAATTAA
- a CDS encoding GNAT family N-acetyltransferase, whose product MVSIQKLTKDNFHETAKLEVHPHQKTFVAENWYSIIEASFEETYHSLVIYADNMPVGYAMYGMDTDDGEFWLVRFMTGKEHQGKGYGGDALEQIIEMVKNLPEQPARLRLSYEPDNIVAEKFYAKYGFEKTGEIIDGEAVADLWFKR is encoded by the coding sequence ATGGTCTCAATTCAAAAGTTAACAAAAGACAATTTCCACGAAACAGCAAAATTAGAAGTGCATCCGCACCAAAAAACATTTGTCGCAGAAAATTGGTATTCTATTATCGAAGCAAGTTTTGAAGAAACGTATCATTCGCTGGTAATATACGCGGATAATATGCCGGTTGGTTACGCAATGTACGGTATGGATACAGATGATGGTGAGTTTTGGTTGGTACGGTTTATGACTGGGAAAGAGCATCAAGGTAAGGGGTACGGCGGGGATGCACTAGAGCAAATTATTGAGATGGTGAAAAATTTGCCAGAACAGCCAGCACGACTGCGTTTATCTTATGAACCTGATAATATAGTAGCGGAAAAATTTTATGCAAAATATGGGTTTGAAAAAACGGGGGAGATCATTGACGGCGAGGCAGTGGCCGACTTGTGGTTCAAACGTTAA
- a CDS encoding YutD family protein: MTITIQDLNYEIITNYRDAFDEEKLNERFSDILGRYDYIVGDWGYDQLRLKGFFEDDNRKAAYDNKISTLKEYIYEYCNFGCAYFVIKKVK; encoded by the coding sequence GTGACGATTACGATTCAAGATTTAAACTACGAGATTATCACCAATTATCGCGATGCTTTTGACGAGGAGAAGTTAAACGAACGGTTTAGCGATATTCTTGGACGATATGATTATATAGTGGGCGACTGGGGTTATGATCAACTGCGTCTTAAAGGCTTTTTCGAAGATGATAACCGCAAAGCTGCATACGACAACAAAATTAGCACGTTAAAAGAATATATTTATGAATACTGCAATTTTGGTTGTGCTTATTTTGTTATTAAAAAAGTAAAATAG
- a CDS encoding hemolysin family protein, with translation MDVFNDFFVIFLIAATAFFVASEFAIVAIRKPTVLQLVASEDPRAKYVKKVTSNMNDYLAACQLGNTLAALAMGWVGEATMRGWLEPLFLMLPVPESVEKPISIFVSFILITFLNVVLGELAPKTFTIQSTEKVALFIARPLVYWYRLTFPLNWLLNNSANLITRMFGVKKTIDADQMTPTELKIIFEDSYRQGLLNPQEFRYMKNIFKLGDVPAKEVMIPRMSMIAIDQTATVRDLLKLTSEHTYHIFPVTEDEDKDHIIGMLRVSAVMAGLGKDETIVTQSIQPFITPVLEVFEGMILEELLVKMQQESEPFVVLTDEYGGTSGIVTLEDVMEVIVGDMEEAKGPKGIRKVALNHFIIEGSEPLLDVEEALGVPIEGPGVHTLSGWMLLERFDLEAGDEIEHEGYRFIVRSMNKNSIRQVEVKLGKEKPVKLEE, from the coding sequence ATGGACGTTTTTAATGATTTCTTTGTAATATTTTTAATTGCAGCAACCGCCTTTTTCGTGGCAAGTGAATTTGCCATTGTCGCAATTCGAAAACCTACTGTCTTGCAACTAGTAGCCTCAGAGGACCCGCGAGCGAAATATGTAAAAAAAGTTACTTCGAATATGAATGATTATTTGGCTGCCTGTCAGTTAGGGAACACACTCGCCGCGCTTGCTATGGGGTGGGTTGGTGAAGCAACAATGCGTGGTTGGTTGGAGCCGTTATTTTTAATGTTACCTGTACCAGAATCCGTTGAAAAGCCGATTTCGATTTTTGTTTCGTTTATTTTAATTACATTCTTAAATGTGGTACTCGGGGAACTTGCTCCGAAAACATTTACAATTCAAAGCACAGAAAAAGTAGCTCTGTTCATCGCGCGCCCGCTTGTGTATTGGTATCGCCTGACTTTTCCACTCAATTGGCTTTTAAATAACTCGGCGAATTTAATCACGCGGATGTTTGGCGTAAAGAAAACGATTGATGCGGACCAAATGACGCCAACAGAACTGAAGATCATTTTTGAAGATAGCTATAGGCAAGGACTTTTGAATCCACAAGAGTTTCGTTATATGAAAAATATTTTCAAACTGGGCGACGTACCAGCGAAAGAAGTGATGATACCGCGAATGTCGATGATTGCGATTGACCAAACGGCAACTGTAAGAGATTTACTGAAATTAACTTCTGAACATACATATCATATTTTTCCAGTAACCGAAGATGAAGATAAAGATCATATTATCGGAATGCTACGAGTCAGTGCGGTGATGGCTGGACTTGGCAAAGACGAAACGATTGTGACGCAATCCATTCAACCGTTTATTACACCAGTTTTAGAAGTATTTGAAGGCATGATTTTGGAAGAGTTACTTGTGAAAATGCAGCAAGAAAGTGAGCCATTTGTCGTTCTTACGGATGAATACGGTGGGACTTCAGGGATTGTGACGCTGGAAGATGTTATGGAAGTGATTGTTGGTGATATGGAAGAAGCAAAAGGTCCGAAAGGGATTCGGAAAGTAGCTTTGAATCATTTTATAATTGAAGGGTCTGAGCCGCTCCTAGATGTCGAGGAAGCACTCGGGGTTCCGATTGAAGGGCCGGGTGTTCATACGTTATCGGGATGGATGCTGCTCGAACGTTTTGACTTAGAAGCGGGTGATGAGATTGAACATGAGGGGTACCGCTTTATCGTACGTTCGATGAATAAAAACTCGATTCGACAAGTAGAAGTAAAATTAGGAAAAGAAAAACCAGTAAAATTGGAGGAATAG